Proteins from a genomic interval of Gossypium hirsutum isolate 1008001.06 chromosome A09, Gossypium_hirsutum_v2.1, whole genome shotgun sequence:
- the LOC107943622 gene encoding heat shock 70 kDa protein 6, chloroplastic: protein MASSTAQIHVLGGMGFASSRKPNQHSSRTVFFGQRLGKTSPLSATFLRLAKTKNSNGKRYNVGPVRVVNEKVVGIDLGTTNSAVAAMEGGKPTIVTNAEGQRTTPSVVAYTKSGDRLVGQIAKRQAVVNPENTFFSVKRFIGRKMSEVDEEAKQVSYKVIRDENGNVKLECPAISKQFAAEEISAQVLRKLVDDASKFLSDSVTKAVVTVPAYFNDSQRTATKDAGRIAGLEVLRIINEPTAASLAYGFEKKNNETILVFDLGGGTFDVSVLEVGDGVFEVLSTSGDTHLGGDDFDKRIVDWLAENFKRDEGIDLLKDKQALQRLTEAAEKAKMELSTLTQTNISLPFITATAEGPKHIETTLTRVKFEELCSDLLDRLKKPVENALGDAKLSFKDIDEVILVGGSTRIPAVQELVRKMTGKEPNVTVNPDEVVALGAAVQAGVLAGDVSDIVLLDVTPLSLGLETLGGVMTKIIPRNTTLPTSKSEVFSTAADGQTSVEINVLQGEREFVRDNKSLGSFRLDGIPPAPRGVPQIEVKFDIDANGILSVTAVDKGTGKKQDITITGASTLPSDEVDRMVKEAERFAQEDKEKRDAIDTKNQADSVVYQTEKQLKELGDKVPGPVKEKVEAKLQELKDAISGGSTQGMKDAMAALNQEVMQLGQSLYNQPSGGSAAGPTPGGETGHSDSSNKGSDEDVIDADFTDSK, encoded by the exons ATGGCGTCTTCGACTGCCCAAATCCATGTCCTTGGAGGTATGGGTTTCGCTTCTTCGAGAAAACCCAACCAACATTCATCCAGAACGGTTTTCTTCGGGCAGAGACTGGGGAAAACGTCGCCGTTAAGCGCCACCTTCTTACGACTTGCTAAAACCAAAAACAGCAACGGTAAACGGTACAATGTTGGGCCGGTGAGAGTTGTAAACGAGAAAGTGGTGGGAATCGATCTCGGGACAACTAACTCCGCCGTGGCGGCCATGGAAGGGGGGAAACCCACCATAGTTACCAATGCGGAAGGGCAAAGAACGACGCCGTCGGTGGTGGCGTATACAAAGAGTGGAGATAGGTTGGTTGGGCAGATAGCGAAACGACAAGCCGTGGTGAACCCTGAAAATACGTTTTTCTCAGTTAAGAGGTTTATTGGAAGGAAGATGTCGGAAGTAGACGAAGAAGCCAAACAAGTTTCTTACAAGGTTATCAGAGATGAAAATGGAAATGTTAAGCTTGAGTGTCCTGCCATTAGTAAACAATTCGCCGCCGAGGAAATTTCAGCTCAG GTATTGAGAAAGCTTGTTGATGATGCCTCGAAGTTTTTGAGCGATAGTGTGACCAAAGCTGTTGTTACTGTCCCTGCTTACTTCAATGATTCCCAAAGGACAGCAACAAAGGATGCAGGCCGAATTGCTGGGTTAGAAGTGCTCCGGATTATCAATGAACCTACTGCTGCCTCTTTGGCATATGGGTTTGAGAAAAAGAACAATGAAACCATCCTTGTTTTTGATCTTGGAGGTGGTACTTTTGATGTATCAG TGCTAGAGGTTGGTGATGGAGTGTTTGAGGTGCTCTCTACATCTGGAGACACACATTTGGGCGGTGATGACTTTGATAAG AGAATTGTTGATTGGCTTGCCGAAAACTTTAAGAGAGATGAAGGGATAGATCTTTTGAAAGACAAACAAGCTCTTCAGCGGTTAACTGAAGCAGCTGAGAAAGCTAAAATGGAGTTATCAACTTTGACTCAGACAAATATAAG CTTGCCTTTCATTACTGCCACTGCAGAAGGGCCTAAACACATCGAGACCACACTTACCAGGGTTAAGTTTGAGGAATTGTGCTCAGACTTACTTGACAG GCTCAAGAAACCAGTAGAGAACGCCCTGGGGGACGCAAAACTTTCCTTTAAAGACATAGATGAGGTGATTCTTGTTGGTGGTTCAACACGAATCCCGGCTGTTCAGGAACTTGTAAGGAAGATGACTGGCAAGGAACCTAATGTGACAGTCAATCCAGATGAAGTTGTCGCCTTGGGGGCTGCAGTTCAG GCTGGTGTTTTAGCTGGAGATGTCAGTGATATTGTGCTTTTGGATGTGACACCATTGTCACTTGGTCTAGAAACTCTTGGTGGTGTTATGACCAAAATTATCCCAAGAAACACTACGCTGCCAACCTCCAAATCAGAAGTGTTTTCAACCGCTGCTGATGGTCAGACAAGTGTCGAGATTAATGTACTTCAAGgtgaaagagagtttgttaggGATAACAAATCTCTGGGCAGCTTCCGACTTGATGGGATCCCACCAGCACCACGTGGAGTTCCGCAGATTGAAGTCAAATTTGACATTGATGCCAATGGTATCCTTTCCGTCACTGCTGTTGATAAGGGAACTGGGAAGAAGCAGGACATCACTATTACCGGTGCCAGTACCTTGCCCAGTGATGAG GTTGATAGAATGGTAAAGGAAGCTGAGAGGTTTGCACAGGAGGATAAGGAGAAAAGAGATGCTATAGACACGAAGAACCAGGCAGATTCTGTTGTATACCAGACAGAGAAGCAGCTGAAAGAACTTGGAGATAAGGTACCTGGTCCAGTCAAAGAGAAAGTAGAGGCAAAACTGCAAGAGCTCAAGGATGCCATTTCTGGGGGCTCGACACAAGGTATGAAAGATGCCATGGCTGCCCTCAACCAAGAAGTAATGCAGCTTGGCCAGTCACTCTACAACCAACCCAGTGGTGGCAGTGCTGCTGGCCCTACACCTGGTGGCGAAACTGGACATTCAGATTCATCAAACAAGGGGTCAGATGAGGATGTAATTGATGCAGATTTCACTGACAGCAAGTGA